A stretch of DNA from Deltaproteobacteria bacterium:
ACGGGGGCAAATCGAGGCAAAACTAAGGACCCTATTAACCACGAGAGCAAAATGTAATCTGATATAACTTCGCAAAAACTGTAACTCATTACGAAAAAAACGATCTATCTTCCGCTGCCCTGCTTCCAGGGCAGTTGTTCAGAGGTTCCCTAAATGGTATGGCGACTAGCAAGAAAAATCAACCGAAATGTTTGCGCCAGCGCTTTGCGGGCAAAACCATGATCAGCCAAACAAGGTGGCGGCTTTAAGAGCGGAAATGGAACCGGAAAAACCTATTCAGGCAGCGCCGGCAGCGCATCCATGACGCCGATCATGCTATCGCGGGTCACCAGTTTTTCTAAATCGGCGAGGCTCCAACCTTCAGTTCCAGCGGGGCGCATGGGCAAGACGATGTAACGGATATCCGCGGTGCTATCGTGCACCCGCACTTCAATGTCGTCGGTCAATGCCAAACCGAACTCGCGCATGACGCCGCGCGGATCGGCCACCGAACGCTGGCGGTAGTTAAAACTTTTATACCAATCGGGCGGCCGACCGAGAATCGGCCGGGGATAGCAGGAGCAAAGCGTACAAACCACCATGTGGCGAAGTGTTTCGGTATTTTCTAAAACCACGAACTCATTGATCGCCGTAGCGTCAATGCCCATCTCGGCGCAGGCCGCTTTGGGATCGGCGATCAAGCGCGCTTTGAAATCCGCATCGGTCCAGGCGCGGGCGACTAACTTAGCACCGTTGGCCGGCGTGCGCGCTTCCTGATATTCGATCTGGCACTGAATGTCTTTTTCGCTGATCACGCCTTTCGCGACCAACAGCTCGCGGATCGCATAAATGCGCTTGGCATAATGACTCAGCTCATGTTTGGGATGTTCATG
This window harbors:
- the nthA gene encoding nitrile hydratase subunit alpha, translated to MADTVIDAHGHEHPKHELSHYAKRIYAIRELLVAKGVISEKDIQCQIEYQEARTPANGAKLVARAWTDADFKARLIADPKAACAEMGIDATAINEFVVLENTETLRHMVVCTLCSCYPRPILGRPPDWYKSFNYRQRSVADPRGVMREFGLALTDDIEVRVHDSTADIRYIVLPMRPAGTEGWSLADLEKLVTRDSMIGVMDALPALPE